AGAGGATCGCGGTCACTGCCGCCTGCAGAAGCATCCCGCCCGGCGTCTTCCATAGGATCCAGTCGAGGCCGCCGGAAAGGACGCCGGCGTCTGCCATCTTCGAGAGCAGGAAGACCGAGGGGAAGTACGAGGTGAAGCCGAACGGAAGCAGGTAGACGAGGACGAAGCGGATTCCCTTCGGATAGATCTCGATCGGGTTCTTCGTGAAGATCGCGACCTCGTAGGCGGCCGACTGGACGGCCTGCGAGTCCATCGTCCAGAAGGCGACGGAAGCGGTCAAAAGCTTGATCCCGGTGTAAGTTGCGGCGCCGGCGGCGACGAAGCCGATCAGGAGGACGACGTCGACGAAGGAGAGGACGACCCCGAGCTTCGGGAGCGCGTAGCCGAGGAGCAGGAAGCCGACGATCAGCTCGCCGAGCGCCTCGAGCTGGAAGCGCTCGATGATCAGGTGGCGGAGGACCGACATCGGCCGGACGAGGTACTTGTCGAAGAGGCCCTGGCGGATGTAGAAGCCGACGAGCCAGAGGTTGTCGGTGAGGAGGTGGTCGAAGCCGCGCGGGATCTGGAACATGGCGTAGATCACGAGCAGCTCGTAGTAGGTCCAGGAGGCGATCCCGGTCGCCTTCACGAGGACGTCGAGGAAGATGATCCCGGCGGCCTGCTGGACGGCGAAGGAGAGGATCCCGATGGCGAAGTCGGCGCGGTACGCGAGCATCATCTTGAGATGCTGCGCGACGAACTTGAAGTACAGGCGGATTCTACGCTTCATGTCAGCCACCCTGCACGACGACGCGGCGGACCGCGCCCTTCCAGGCGAGCGTCGTCGCCAGAAACATCACGAGCACCCAGATTCCCTGCACGGCGAGGGTCCATAGCGCCGCCGGGAGGTCGCCGTTGTACTGGCCGAGGAAGAAGGTGACGGGGACGTAGCGCGTCTGCGCGAACGGCATGAAGTCGGAGATCCCGCGGAGCCACGCGGGGAAGAGGGAGATGGGGATCAGGCTGCCGGCGAGCAGGCGCTCGACGGCGCCCTTGAGCTGCCACATCCCGAACGAGTTCAGGGTGAAGAAGATGAGCATTCCGAAGAGGAAGCTCGTGAGGAAGTAGATGACCCCGCCCATCAGGATCGAGACGATCCCGAGCAGGATCGAGGGCACATCGGCGACGAAGGGGAGGTCGACGAAGCCACTCGTGACGATCATCCCGATGGCGAACGCGGAGGAAAAGATGATCGCCGAGACGGCCGCGTAGCCGAGCGACTGGGCGAAGAGCTGGGCGCGGTAGTCGATCGGCTTGATCAGCCTTAGGGCGATGTTTCCGCCGTGGATGTCGTCGTCGATGAAGTTCTCGGCGGCGAGGGCGGTGAGCGAGCCGACGATCTTCTCGAGGAAGACGTAGAGGATCATCATCGTGAAGCCGAAGCCGCCGATCATGACGGTCTCGAAGGCGGTCCCCTCGGCGGCGGCGCGGGCCTCGTAGACGCCCTTCCAGAGGAAGTAGGCGATGACGATGTAGAGGAATTCGAAGAGCAGCCAGAAGACGAAGCGGAAGCGGTACTGGACGGCCCCGAGCATCACGCTCCGCGTGAACGGAAGATACCTCCGGAGGAGGGAGCCGAAACGCCTTCTCATGCGACCACTTCGCCCTTCTCGTAGATGTTGGCGACGAGCGTCTCGATCGGCGGTTCGGAGACCGACATGTCGAGGACCTTGTATCTTTGCATCACGAAGCCGGTGATCTCGGAGACGTTCAGGAGGTGCTTGTTGAAGCGGATCTTGAGGGTCTTGAAGTCGGCCTCGGCGGAGAGGTTCTCGGCGGAAAGGCCGAACGGCGCGAGGTCGGGGAGCTCGACCGCCTCGGCGCATTCGAATTTGACCGTCTTCATATAGCCGTAGATGTCCTTGATCTCGTCGAGCGAACCCTCGTACATGATCTTGCCCTTGTCGATCATGATGATCCGGCTGCAGAGTTCCTCGATGTCGTCGAGGTCGTGCGTCGTCAGGATGACCGTGGTATGGAAGGTCCTGTTCATGTGTCGGATGGCGTCGCGCATCTTCTGCTTGGCGACGACGTCGAGGCCGATCGTCGGTTCGTCGAGGAAGAGGATCTTGGGGTGGTGGAGGAGCGCGGCGGCGATGTCGGCGCGCATCCGCTGTCCGAGCGAGAGCGTGCGGACCGGCGACTTGATGAAGGCGTTGATCTCGAGGATGTCGTTGAAGAACGCCATCCGCTCCTTGAAGTCGGCGTCGGAGACGTTGTAGATCTCCTTCAGGATCGTGAAGCTTTCGTTGAGCGGGAGGTCCCACCAGAGCTGGGTGCGCTGACCGAAGACGACGCCGATGTTGAAGGCGTTCCTGATCCGTTCCTTGTAGGGGACGACGCCGTCGACGACGACCGACCCGGAGGTCGGCGTGAGGATCCCGGCGAGCATCTTGATGGTCGTCGACTTGCCGGCGCCGTTCGGGCCGATGTAGCCGACGATCTCGCCTTCCCTGATCGTGAAGGAGACGCCGTCGACGGCCTTCGTGATCACTTTCTTCGCATTGAAAAAGGATTTGATCGAACCGATCAGACTCGGCTTGCGTTCGTATTTGACGAAAT
This sequence is a window from Candidatus Izemoplasmatales bacterium. Protein-coding genes within it:
- a CDS encoding ABC-2 family transporter protein; protein product: MKRRIRLYFKFVAQHLKMMLAYRADFAIGILSFAVQQAAGIIFLDVLVKATGIASWTYYELLVIYAMFQIPRGFDHLLTDNLWLVGFYIRQGLFDKYLVRPMSVLRHLIIERFQLEALGELIVGFLLLGYALPKLGVVLSFVDVVLLIGFVAAGAATYTGIKLLTASVAFWTMDSQAVQSAAYEVAIFTKNPIEIYPKGIRFVLVYLLPFGFTSYFPSVFLLSKMADAGVLSGGLDWILWKTPGGMLLQAAVTAILFILAGLALWNRGLSRYESAGS
- a CDS encoding ABC-2 family transporter protein, which codes for MRRRFGSLLRRYLPFTRSVMLGAVQYRFRFVFWLLFEFLYIVIAYFLWKGVYEARAAAEGTAFETVMIGGFGFTMMILYVFLEKIVGSLTALAAENFIDDDIHGGNIALRLIKPIDYRAQLFAQSLGYAAVSAIIFSSAFAIGMIVTSGFVDLPFVADVPSILLGIVSILMGGVIYFLTSFLFGMLIFFTLNSFGMWQLKGAVERLLAGSLIPISLFPAWLRGISDFMPFAQTRYVPVTFFLGQYNGDLPAALWTLAVQGIWVLVMFLATTLAWKGAVRRVVVQGG
- a CDS encoding ATP-binding cassette domain-containing protein yields the protein MIEVRELHKDFVKYERKPSLIGSIKSFFNAKKVITKAVDGVSFTIREGEIVGYIGPNGAGKSTTIKMLAGILTPTSGSVVVDGVVPYKERIRNAFNIGVVFGQRTQLWWDLPLNESFTILKEIYNVSDADFKERMAFFNDILEINAFIKSPVRTLSLGQRMRADIAAALLHHPKILFLDEPTIGLDVVAKQKMRDAIRHMNRTFHTTVILTTHDLDDIEELCSRIIMIDKGKIMYEGSLDEIKDIYGYMKTVKFECAEAVELPDLAPFGLSAENLSAEADFKTLKIRFNKHLLNVSEITGFVMQRYKVLDMSVSEPPIETLVANIYEKGEVVA